The stretch of DNA GAATTTCTTTGTTCTATTCGGGAAATGGTGGATTGGATTTTATGAAAATAGTACAGAAAAATAGCTTTTCTACCTTTGCTAAAAATATTCGTCGTTGTAAAATCAAAGATTATAGTTTGGTTATCAACGATTTCGAGCCGATTACCGCTTGGGCAAGTAAACTGCAAAACGTACCGACTTTGGCGCTGAGTCACCAATGGGCTGTGAAACATACTAGTTCTCCTAAACCAAAACAAAATGATTTTTTTGCTCAAATAATTTTAGAAAAATATGCGCCTTCACGAGAAGGAATCGGATTTCACTTCAAATCCTATCACTCATCCATTTATCTTCCATTGTTGCGCGAGCAAATTGTTGCACAAAAATCTTCTTATGATCATTATTATTTGGTGTATTTACCAAGTTATCACCATGATGAGTTGATTTCATTTTTTCAAAGATTTCCTTCGACAAGGTTTGTTATTTTTTCACCGATGACGAAAACCAGCTTTTCCAACTCTCAAATAGAAGTTCGACCTATAGATGGAGACCTTTTTATAGAAAAACTTCTTCATTGCGAAGGAGTTATATGTAACGCAGGTTTCGAGTTGCCTTCGGAGGCTCTATACCTGAAGAAAAAACTATACGTTATTCCGATTGCCAAACAATATGAGCAATTGTGCAATTATACAGCATTAAAAAAAATGGGCGTAGACGGAAATCTACATTTAGACCAAGCTGAGATCGCATCTTGGCTAAAGAAAAATGCAATTACGAATTTTTCATGGGAAGATCAGACCGATAAAGTAATCGGAAAAGTTTTGCAAACGATCTCAAAACTGCCAACTATCCGCTAAGAATGTTGTAATTTTGCATTTTTAGAATTTTATCATGACAAATAATAAACAACACCTAAACCTTCTCTTGCAAAAAGCAATCGAAGAGGTTTATCAATTACAGTTTCCATCGCTAGAAATTCAGTTTACTCGCAAAGAATTCGAAGGAGATTATACCTTGGTTGTTTTTCCATTAATCAAAACCCTTAAGAAAAAACCAGAACAAATAGGACAAGAAATAGGAGAACATCTTTTGGCACAAAAGAAAATTGCGTCGTACAATGTAGTGAAGGGCTTTCTTAACATAGAGTTGCTACCTTCTACTATTGTAAGCTACTTATCCGAAAATGCCCAAAATGTAAGTTACGGTCTACAATTTCCTACCGAAAAATCGAAAACCGTTATGGTAGAATATTCTTCACCCAATACGAATAAACCTTTGCATCTTGGTCATGTGCGTAACAATCTTTTAGGATATTCGGTTGCAGAAATTATTGCAGCAAGTGGAGCAAATATCGTTAAGACCCAAATCATAAACGATCGTGGAATACACATTTGCAAGTCGATGTTGGCTTGGGAAAAATTCGGTAACGGAGAAACCCCCGAATCGTCGAAAATTAAAGGAGATCATTTAGTAGGAAAATATTACGTAGAATTTGATAAACATTACCGCGACGAAATCAAAGAATTGGTTGCAAACGGTATGGAAGAAGAAGAAGCCAAGAAAAAAGCTCCGATTTTTATAGAAGCACAAGAAATGTTGAGAAAATGGGAGGCAAATGATCCCGAAGTTCGTGCATTGTGGGAGAAAATGAATAATTGGGTGTACGATGGTTTTGCAAAAACTTACCAACGTTTAGGTGTTGATTTTGATGAGTACCTTTACGAGAGTGATACTTATATTTTGGGAAAAGATTTGGTGGAGGAAGGATTGAGAAATGGGGTTTTTTATCGGAAACAAGATGGCTCTGTTTGGATAGATCTAACAGAGGATGGTTTGGACGAAAAGTTGGTTTTGCGTGCAGACGGAACCTCTGTGTATATAACGCAAGATTTAGGAACGGCCGTAGAACGCTTTAAACATAGAGAATTAGACGATTTAATTTATGTGGTAGGAAATGAGCAAGATTATCATTTCAAAGTTTTGTTTCTTATACTCCAGAAATTGGGATATTCTTGGGCAGAAACATTACAGCATCTCTCGTACGGGATGGTAGATCTACCAGAAGGAAAAATGAAATCTCGTGAAGGAACTGTGGTCGATGCCGATGATTTGATGCAAGAAATCTATGAAACAGCAAAAGAAATTGCACAAGAATTAGGGAAACTAGAAGGGTATACAGATGCCGAAAAAGAATCTTTATACGAAATAATTGCAATGGGTGCTCTGAAATATTTTATTTTGAAAGTAGACCCGAAAAAAAGAATTTTATTCGATCCGAAAGAAAGTGTAGATTTTAACGGAAATACTGGCCCTTTTGTGCAATATGCCTATGCGAGAATCCAATCTTTGTTGCGAAAAGAATCACCAAAAGATATGGATTGGTCTACGATAAAGTTGCAAGGAATCGAAAAAGAATTGATTCGTCTACTGAGTGATTTTGGCGAGACAATACAAAAAGCAGCCGAAGAATTGAGTCCGGCAATCATTGCTAACTATACATACGATTTGGTAAAACTCTATAATTCATTCTACCAAAATACACCTATCTTGAAAACCGAAAACGAAACCGAAAAACACTTCCGTCTAATGCTTTCCCTTTGGGTGGGAAATACGATAGCTTCTGGACTGAAGTTGTTAGGGATTCAAGTACCAGAGAGAATGTAACCTAAAAACAATAAAAAAACCTCCACATTTTGGAGGTTTTTTTGTTACTGTTTTTTCTTAGTTTACATTAATTTTTTACTGGATTGTTGTACAGGATAATTAGAAATAACATCCAACACAAGTTTATCGTTTCCTTTGATTAGCCTAATCAGTTCACGTAATTTTTCTGAATTTTCTACAGAAGAGAACATGTTATCGTGCATCAATAAAATTAAGTGATTTTTCTCGAATGTATAATTTTTCTCTAATCGATGCATAATGCCTTTATAAATACTTTGTGGTGAGTCTATTGAATTTCCTTTTTTGGGACGCTCCCACTCATAATCCCAACCGTATATTGCATATTGTTTGCTGGCTATATAATCGGCCACTTGTGCAGAAGCTTTGTCGAAATCGTTATGTTTGCGTTTACCCACTCGCCAAATATTTCTTCCCGGAAAACGAACAATTCTATTGGGAAAAAGAATCGAATCGTTGTTGCGCTCAATGTCCTTCAAAACATTATCTGCATTGCTGTAGAATTGTGAATATTTGTTGCGAGCATGTGTATAGGTATGGTTGGCTAACTCGATGTTTTTGTTGTCTTTATAATCTTTTACATAAGATTTTAGTTTTGGTGTAAAAGCATTAAAACCTACCAAAAAAACAGTAGCTTTTATATTTTCTTCCGAGACAATTTTGTTTATTTTTTCGCTCCCTTCTTGTGGTCCATCGTCGAATGTAAGGTAGACGAATTTTTTGTCGTCTATACTATCCTGTATTCTTTTCTGCTGAGCTATCGAGTCTTGCTTTTTTGCAACTGCAATGCTATCTATCACAAGGGAGTCTCGTAATGGAATAGAGGGCTTGGTGGTTTCGTGCACTGCATGATAGTTTTGGTTTACTGGCTGTTCTTTTTTACAAGAAGAAAAAGCCAAAATAAAAACAAAAGACAGAAAGAATGTTTTGTTAGGCATTATTATGGTTATGAGATTTTTATTAAAAATGAGATTTGGTTAAGCGATGCAAAAATAAGAATTTTGAAAGGATTAACCAATCAAGAAAATTTATTTTATACTAATTTTTGTACATAATTAACGTTTGGTTTTACAACTTTTTTATAGGGAATTCTGAGATACTTTTCGTTTAAAAAATTTCTAGTAGAGATGGAAAACTTTTATACATTTGGAAAGTATTAAAACACACTCCATGCTCAAATTAGTAAAAAAAATTATCCTCTATTTATTTATCGGGCAATTATTTTATATCGTTGTACTGAAGTGGATTAACCCACCAATAACCCTTACACAAATAACCGAAATGGTCAATCAAAAAAAAATCAAGAGATCGTACGTCTCTTATGATAAAATGGGTAGGAATATAAAATTGGCAGTAATTGCATCCGAGGATCAGAAATTCCCTACGCATAACGGTTTTGATTTTGATGAAATTCAACGTGCATACGAAGATAATCAATCGGGTAAAAGATTTCGTGGTGGGTCGACAATTTCTCAACAAGTCGCTAAAAATGTCTTTTTGTGGCAAGGAAGAACTTGGGTGAGAAAAGGTCTAGAAGTGTATTTCACCTTCATGATCGAAAAGATTTGGGGTAAAGAACGCATCCTAGAAATGTATCTAAATACTTCTGAAATGGGGATTGGTGTCTTTGGTATTGAAGCTGCTGCAGATTATTATTATCAAAAATCGGCCATCGACCTTAGTAGAGAAGAGGCTGCAAGAATTGCGGCTGCTTTACCAAATCCGAGAAAATACAATGTGAATCCTCCTTCTGCTTTTATTAATAGAAGAGCTAATCAGATTATGCGACAAATGAGAAATATACAAGGTTCTGCTGGTCTTAATGAAATTTTGGATAAATGAAAAAAACTCCCATTTTGGGAGTTTTTTTATGATTGAGTTTTATTTTACCAAAACTTTCTTGCTGATTTGCTCACCTTTATCATTCTTTAGTTGGATAGTGTAATTACCTTTTCCGAAACCTTTCATCGAAAGTTGAGTTTCTGTTTCACCTTTTCCAGATAATAATAATTGTCCTGCCGAAGAATAAATTTTATATTCATATTCTCCGAAATTTTGTGGCGTAGAAATGGTTAGATTATCTTTGGTTGGGTTCGGATAAATGGATACTTTTTGTATATCATTTGTATTGATACCTAATTTTTTACGGATTTTGAATACTGTTGATTCTGAGGATGAGAAATTACCTCCTTCTGCCAAAACAGTTCCATTTTCGGTGGTTAGTTTATAGAAACCTTGTCCATATGCACAGCAAATTCCATCACCTCCAGAATCGGTAATCTCGAATGTGTAACAATCGTCTTTTGGTAAATTAATGTCGATTGTATAGACTTGGTTGTTTGAGTAATTGCTGCCAGATTGTACGACCGCGTTTTTAGAATCATACACTTTCCATTTTGTTTCATCTCCAAAATAATCGGTTCTTAGAGTTAGCGTTAC from Weeksella virosa DSM 16922 encodes:
- a CDS encoding glycosyltransferase family protein; the protein is MKILYALQATGNGHLARANVLIPKLQEFLPVDVLVSGTNAQLKGTFEYKKYQGISLFYSGNGGLDFMKIVQKNSFSTFAKNIRRCKIKDYSLVINDFEPITAWASKLQNVPTLALSHQWAVKHTSSPKPKQNDFFAQIILEKYAPSREGIGFHFKSYHSSIYLPLLREQIVAQKSSYDHYYLVYLPSYHHDELISFFQRFPSTRFVIFSPMTKTSFSNSQIEVRPIDGDLFIEKLLHCEGVICNAGFELPSEALYLKKKLYVIPIAKQYEQLCNYTALKKMGVDGNLHLDQAEIASWLKKNAITNFSWEDQTDKVIGKVLQTISKLPTIR
- the argS gene encoding arginine--tRNA ligase is translated as MTNNKQHLNLLLQKAIEEVYQLQFPSLEIQFTRKEFEGDYTLVVFPLIKTLKKKPEQIGQEIGEHLLAQKKIASYNVVKGFLNIELLPSTIVSYLSENAQNVSYGLQFPTEKSKTVMVEYSSPNTNKPLHLGHVRNNLLGYSVAEIIAASGANIVKTQIINDRGIHICKSMLAWEKFGNGETPESSKIKGDHLVGKYYVEFDKHYRDEIKELVANGMEEEEAKKKAPIFIEAQEMLRKWEANDPEVRALWEKMNNWVYDGFAKTYQRLGVDFDEYLYESDTYILGKDLVEEGLRNGVFYRKQDGSVWIDLTEDGLDEKLVLRADGTSVYITQDLGTAVERFKHRELDDLIYVVGNEQDYHFKVLFLILQKLGYSWAETLQHLSYGMVDLPEGKMKSREGTVVDADDLMQEIYETAKEIAQELGKLEGYTDAEKESLYEIIAMGALKYFILKVDPKKRILFDPKESVDFNGNTGPFVQYAYARIQSLLRKESPKDMDWSTIKLQGIEKELIRLLSDFGETIQKAAEELSPAIIANYTYDLVKLYNSFYQNTPILKTENETEKHFRLMLSLWVGNTIASGLKLLGIQVPERM
- a CDS encoding polysaccharide deacetylase family protein; this encodes MPNKTFFLSFVFILAFSSCKKEQPVNQNYHAVHETTKPSIPLRDSLVIDSIAVAKKQDSIAQQKRIQDSIDDKKFVYLTFDDGPQEGSEKINKIVSEENIKATVFLVGFNAFTPKLKSYVKDYKDNKNIELANHTYTHARNKYSQFYSNADNVLKDIERNNDSILFPNRIVRFPGRNIWRVGKRKHNDFDKASAQVADYIASKQYAIYGWDYEWERPKKGNSIDSPQSIYKGIMHRLEKNYTFEKNHLILLMHDNMFSSVENSEKLRELIRLIKGNDKLVLDVISNYPVQQSSKKLM
- the mtgA gene encoding monofunctional biosynthetic peptidoglycan transglycosylase; the protein is MLKLVKKIILYLFIGQLFYIVVLKWINPPITLTQITEMVNQKKIKRSYVSYDKMGRNIKLAVIASEDQKFPTHNGFDFDEIQRAYEDNQSGKRFRGGSTISQQVAKNVFLWQGRTWVRKGLEVYFTFMIEKIWGKERILEMYLNTSEMGIGVFGIEAAADYYYQKSAIDLSREEAARIAAALPNPRKYNVNPPSAFINRRANQIMRQMRNIQGSAGLNEILDK